One Oryzomonas sagensis DNA segment encodes these proteins:
- a CDS encoding sulfate/molybdate ABC transporter ATP-binding protein, producing the protein MSIEVENIHKQFGSFTALNDVTLAIPSGELVALLGPSGSGKTTLLRIIAGLERADSGRILFNGEDTTEHHVRERKVGFVFQHYALFKHMTVFDNVAFGLNVRPRGTRPSKSKINAKVMELLRLVQLEGLAQRYPAQLSGGQRQRIALARALAVEPQVLLLDEPFGALDAQVRAELRRWLRKLHDEIHVTSVFVTHDQEEALEVADRIVVMNKGRIEQAGTPDLVYDHPANPFVLNFLGNVNLFHGRLNQPGADQHGTDENAVSYVRSHDIEIERSPQDSTALKAVIRHIQKLGPSVRVTLAIDATGEFIEAELTRDVFKNLGLQQSEQVYVRPRQVRVFVEDYQI; encoded by the coding sequence ATGAGTATCGAGGTAGAAAACATCCATAAGCAGTTCGGCAGCTTCACCGCCCTGAACGACGTCACCCTTGCCATCCCCTCGGGGGAACTGGTTGCGCTGCTGGGGCCGTCCGGGTCGGGCAAGACCACCCTGTTGCGAATCATTGCCGGCCTGGAACGTGCGGACAGCGGGCGCATCCTCTTCAACGGCGAAGACACCACCGAACACCATGTGCGGGAGCGCAAGGTCGGTTTTGTCTTCCAGCATTACGCCCTGTTCAAACACATGACCGTCTTCGACAATGTGGCCTTTGGGTTGAACGTCAGGCCGCGCGGCACCCGCCCCTCCAAATCGAAGATCAACGCCAAGGTCATGGAACTGCTGCGCCTGGTACAGTTGGAAGGTTTGGCGCAACGCTATCCGGCGCAACTCTCCGGCGGCCAGCGCCAGCGCATCGCCCTGGCCCGCGCCCTGGCGGTGGAGCCGCAGGTGCTGCTCTTGGACGAACCGTTCGGCGCCCTGGACGCCCAGGTGCGGGCTGAACTGCGCCGGTGGCTGCGCAAACTGCACGACGAGATCCACGTCACCAGTGTTTTCGTTACCCACGATCAGGAGGAGGCGCTGGAGGTGGCCGACCGCATCGTGGTCATGAACAAGGGGAGGATCGAGCAGGCCGGCACGCCGGACCTGGTCTACGACCACCCCGCCAACCCGTTTGTGCTCAACTTCCTGGGCAACGTCAACCTGTTCCACGGCCGCCTGAACCAGCCGGGCGCCGACCAGCATGGGACAGACGAAAACGCCGTGTCGTACGTCCGCTCCCACGACATCGAGATCGAGCGCAGCCCCCAGGACTCGACGGCCCTGAAGGCCGTGATCAGGCATATCCAGAAGCTGGGCCCCTCGGTGCGGGTCACCCTGGCCATTGACGCCACCGGAGAGTTCATCGAGGCGGAGCTGACCAGGGACGTATTCAAGAACCTGGGATTGCAGCAGAGTGAGCAGGTATATGTGCGGCCGCGGCAAGTCAGGGTGTTCGTGGAGGATTACCAGATTTAA
- a CDS encoding sulfurtransferase TusA family protein, which produces MQVIDLRGVGCPTNFVKAKLALEDIAAGETAQILLDDGEPVKNVPRSLKAEGHKLLGLRQTAEGHYVLELEKVED; this is translated from the coding sequence ATGCAGGTGATCGATCTGCGGGGCGTCGGTTGTCCCACGAACTTCGTCAAGGCCAAGCTGGCCCTGGAGGATATAGCGGCCGGAGAAACGGCCCAGATCCTCCTGGATGACGGGGAGCCGGTCAAGAATGTTCCCCGCAGCCTCAAGGCCGAGGGGCACAAGTTGCTGGGACTGCGGCAAACGGCTGAAGGCCACTATGTCCTGGAGTTGGAAAAGGTTGAGGATTAA
- a CDS encoding M67 family metallopeptidase, translated as MLKIPASVYDDLIAHAREGFPLEVCGILGGTDDTVSVIYRMTNSDASNEHFMMEPREQFSVVKDLRAKGLSMLAVYHSHPETPARPSQEDIKLALTPLVSYVIISLADPTDPAVKSYKIHDGNVEPEPIETIKYQIGNKA; from the coding sequence ATGCTGAAAATCCCTGCTTCAGTCTACGACGACCTGATCGCCCATGCCCGCGAGGGATTCCCCCTGGAAGTGTGCGGGATTCTCGGCGGGACGGACGATACCGTATCTGTGATCTACCGCATGACCAACTCCGACGCCAGCAACGAGCATTTCATGATGGAGCCGCGGGAGCAGTTCAGCGTGGTGAAGGATCTGCGGGCCAAGGGGCTCTCCATGCTGGCCGTGTACCACTCCCACCCCGAGACGCCGGCCCGTCCGTCCCAGGAGGATATCAAGCTGGCCCTCACGCCGCTGGTTTCCTACGTCATCATCTCGTTGGCCGATCCCACGGACCCTGCCGTGAAATCCTATAAGATTCACGACGGAAACGTAGAGCCTGAGCCGATCGAAACGATTAAATACCAAATCGGTAATAAAGCATAA
- a CDS encoding sulfate ABC transporter substrate-binding protein, which yields MHPRKLVTIIAVLSLALATALPAFSAPGVTLQNVSYDPTRELYQDFNNAFARYWHKKSGQNVTVKQSHGGSGKQARSVIDGLDADVVTLALAYDIDAIQEKGLIKPGWQKRLPHNSSPYTSTIVFLVRKGNPKHIRDWSDLIKPGISVITPNPKTSGGARWNYLAAWGYALHQKGGNEAKAREFVTKLFKNVPVLDSGARGATNTFVQRGLGDVLLAWENEAFLAINELGPDKFDVVTPPESILAEPPVAVVDKVVDKHGTRKVAEEYLKYLYSAEGQRIAAKHYYRPIDKKVPTKLAKLRLYTIDQAFGGWQKAQRKHFADGGVFDQIYGAAK from the coding sequence ATGCACCCACGAAAGCTCGTCACCATCATCGCCGTACTGTCGTTAGCCCTTGCAACAGCTTTGCCGGCATTTTCCGCGCCGGGCGTCACCCTGCAGAACGTTTCCTACGACCCGACCCGGGAGTTGTACCAGGATTTCAACAACGCCTTTGCCAGATACTGGCACAAAAAAAGCGGCCAGAACGTCACCGTCAAACAGTCCCACGGCGGCTCCGGCAAACAGGCCCGTTCGGTCATCGACGGCCTTGATGCCGATGTGGTCACCCTGGCCCTGGCCTACGACATCGACGCCATCCAGGAAAAAGGGCTGATCAAGCCCGGCTGGCAGAAACGCCTGCCCCACAACAGCTCTCCCTACACCTCGACCATCGTCTTTCTGGTGCGCAAGGGCAATCCCAAACACATCAGGGACTGGAGCGACCTCATCAAGCCCGGCATCTCGGTCATAACCCCCAACCCCAAGACCTCCGGCGGCGCCCGCTGGAATTATCTGGCAGCCTGGGGCTACGCCCTGCACCAGAAAGGTGGCAACGAGGCCAAGGCGAGGGAATTCGTCACCAAACTCTTCAAGAACGTGCCGGTGCTTGACTCCGGCGCCCGCGGCGCCACCAACACCTTCGTGCAGCGCGGCCTGGGCGATGTACTCCTGGCTTGGGAAAACGAGGCATTCCTGGCCATCAACGAGTTGGGGCCGGACAAATTCGATGTTGTAACCCCGCCCGAGAGTATCCTGGCCGAACCGCCGGTAGCCGTGGTGGACAAGGTCGTGGATAAACACGGCACCCGCAAGGTGGCCGAGGAATACCTGAAATACCTCTACAGCGCCGAAGGGCAGCGGATCGCGGCCAAGCATTACTACCGCCCCATCGACAAGAAGGTGCCCACCAAGCTGGCCAAACTCAGGCTCTACACCATCGACCAGGCTTTCGGCGGCTGGCAGAAGGCCCAGAGGAAACATTTCGCCGACGGCGGGGTGTTCGACCAGATCTACGGTGCCGCAAAATAG
- the cysT gene encoding sulfate ABC transporter permease subunit CysT, whose translation MKLFKRHNNVLPGFGPTMGYTLLYLSLIVLIPLSALIFKTAGLSWHDFVAVVTAPRVLASYKVTFGAALAAAGINALFGVLVAWVLVRYPFPGKRLVDALVDLPFALPTAVAGITLATVYSANGWVGRYLEPHGIKVAFTPLGIIVAMTFIGLPFVVRTVQPVIEELDSEIEEAAACLGANRLQTFRRVLFPLLFPSVLTGFALAFARAVGEYGSIIFIAGNMPMVSEITPLIIITKLEQYDYQGATAVATVMLVASFVILLVINLLQKWSRRYAE comes from the coding sequence ATGAAACTTTTCAAGCGCCATAACAACGTCCTGCCCGGCTTCGGGCCGACCATGGGGTACACGCTCCTCTACCTGAGCCTGATCGTGCTGATCCCGCTTTCCGCCCTGATCTTCAAGACCGCGGGGCTCTCCTGGCACGACTTCGTGGCCGTTGTAACCGCGCCGCGGGTGCTGGCCTCCTACAAGGTCACCTTTGGCGCCGCCCTGGCGGCAGCCGGCATCAATGCCCTGTTCGGCGTCCTGGTGGCCTGGGTGCTGGTGCGTTACCCCTTTCCCGGCAAGCGGTTGGTGGATGCCCTGGTGGACCTCCCCTTTGCCCTGCCCACGGCGGTGGCCGGCATCACCCTGGCAACGGTCTACTCCGCCAACGGCTGGGTGGGGCGCTATCTGGAACCCCACGGCATCAAGGTAGCCTTCACCCCCCTGGGGATCATCGTAGCCATGACCTTCATCGGCCTCCCCTTCGTGGTACGCACGGTCCAGCCGGTGATCGAGGAGTTGGACAGCGAGATCGAGGAAGCGGCCGCCTGCCTCGGGGCCAACCGTCTGCAGACCTTCCGGAGGGTGTTGTTCCCGCTCTTGTTCCCGTCGGTTTTGACCGGCTTTGCCCTGGCCTTTGCCCGGGCCGTGGGCGAGTACGGCTCCATCATCTTCATCGCCGGCAACATGCCCATGGTCTCGGAGATCACGCCGTTGATCATCATCACCAAACTGGAACAGTACGACTACCAGGGGGCAACGGCCGTGGCCACGGTCATGCTGGTGGCATCATTCGTCATACTGCTGGTCATCAACCTGCTCCAGAAGTGGAGCAGAAGGTACGCCGAGTAA
- a CDS encoding 4Fe-4S dicluster domain-containing protein, which translates to MSKAQQPAKIDLSNLKSGGFIKERGKDLFTVRLRVPGGRMSVPRLKKIAEVAEKYGGEFVHLSVRQSIELININFKDFDVVVEELGEATQKVASCGARVRVPVACGGCEYNPNGLVDTQKSALEVDEKLFGTATGHHKFKVAFAGCPFDCPKSATNDVGFQGAIYPQLDKDACISCGLCAKNCVPKAITMGEDNKPVFDAERCIWCGDCVKVCPTSAWSEKRRGYTVRIGGKWGRNPLVGTLFATFLPEERVVDFISTVLEWYKEKAEALGRIRLGDVIIKEGPQALLDHLRQQFPDNTVTATIPPQVIETQVGIRS; encoded by the coding sequence ATGTCAAAGGCACAGCAGCCTGCAAAGATAGATTTGAGCAATCTTAAATCCGGCGGGTTCATCAAGGAGCGGGGCAAAGACCTGTTCACCGTGCGCCTGCGCGTTCCCGGCGGCAGGATGTCGGTACCCCGCCTGAAAAAGATTGCGGAAGTGGCGGAAAAATACGGCGGCGAATTTGTCCATCTTTCCGTGCGGCAATCCATCGAGCTGATCAATATCAACTTCAAGGATTTCGACGTGGTGGTGGAGGAGTTGGGCGAGGCGACCCAGAAGGTTGCCTCCTGCGGGGCGCGGGTGCGCGTTCCGGTGGCCTGCGGCGGTTGCGAGTACAACCCCAACGGCCTGGTGGACACCCAGAAGTCGGCCCTGGAGGTGGATGAGAAGCTGTTCGGCACCGCCACCGGCCACCACAAGTTTAAGGTTGCCTTTGCCGGTTGCCCCTTCGACTGCCCCAAGTCGGCCACCAACGACGTCGGCTTCCAGGGCGCGATCTACCCGCAACTGGACAAGGACGCCTGCATCAGCTGCGGCCTGTGCGCCAAGAACTGCGTCCCCAAGGCGATCACCATGGGCGAGGACAACAAGCCGGTTTTCGACGCCGAGCGCTGCATCTGGTGCGGCGACTGCGTCAAGGTCTGCCCCACCAGCGCCTGGAGCGAGAAACGCCGCGGCTACACCGTGCGCATCGGCGGCAAGTGGGGGCGCAATCCCCTGGTCGGCACGCTGTTCGCTACCTTCCTCCCCGAAGAGCGGGTGGTGGATTTCATTTCGACCGTGTTGGAGTGGTACAAGGAAAAAGCCGAAGCCCTAGGCCGCATCAGGCTGGGGGATGTGATCATCAAGGAAGGCCCCCAGGCCCTGCTCGACCATCTGCGGCAGCAGTTCCCCGACAACACGGTTACGGCAACCATACCGCCCCAGGTCATCGAGACCCAGGTGGGAATACGATCATGA
- the cysW gene encoding sulfate ABC transporter permease subunit CysW — translation MSAPVTPYAGKNTDNHRITEPALVRWGLTAVALVFLALFLVLPLAAVFSQAFEKGLDVYLAALKEPDTLSSIKLTLITAAVAVPLNLVFGVMAAWAIAKFTFPGKNLLITLIDLPFSVSPVISGLIFVLLFGRQGWLGPWLDAHDTKIVFAVPGIILATIFVTFPFIARELIPLMEAQGRDEEEAALVLGASGLQTFFRVTLPNIKWGIIYGVILCNARAMGEFGAVSVVSGHIRGSTNTVPLHVEILYNEYNYTAAFAVASLLAFLALITLVVKTVAEWKVRQQLGR, via the coding sequence ATGTCAGCACCGGTCACACCATATGCAGGAAAAAACACCGACAACCACCGCATCACCGAACCGGCCCTCGTGCGCTGGGGGCTGACGGCCGTGGCCCTGGTTTTCCTGGCCCTGTTCCTTGTCCTCCCCCTGGCGGCGGTGTTCAGCCAAGCCTTCGAAAAGGGGTTGGACGTTTACCTGGCTGCCCTCAAGGAGCCGGACACCCTGTCATCCATCAAGCTGACCCTGATCACCGCCGCCGTGGCGGTGCCGCTCAACCTGGTGTTCGGCGTGATGGCGGCCTGGGCCATTGCCAAGTTCACCTTTCCGGGCAAGAACCTGCTGATCACCCTGATCGACCTCCCCTTCTCGGTCTCCCCGGTCATCTCGGGCCTGATCTTCGTGCTGCTGTTCGGCCGCCAGGGATGGCTGGGCCCCTGGCTCGACGCCCACGACACCAAGATCGTCTTTGCCGTGCCGGGCATCATCCTGGCCACCATCTTCGTCACCTTCCCCTTCATTGCCCGGGAGTTGATCCCGCTCATGGAGGCCCAGGGGAGGGACGAGGAGGAGGCAGCCCTGGTGCTGGGCGCCAGCGGCTTGCAGACCTTTTTCCGGGTGACCCTGCCCAACATCAAGTGGGGCATCATCTACGGCGTGATCCTGTGCAACGCCAGGGCCATGGGGGAATTCGGCGCCGTGTCGGTCGTCTCGGGCCATATCCGCGGCAGCACCAACACCGTGCCGCTGCATGTGGAGATACTGTACAACGAGTACAACTACACGGCCGCATTTGCCGTGGCATCGCTCCTGGCCTTCCTGGCCCTGATCACCCTGGTGGTGAAGACCGTGGCAGAGTGGAAGGTACGGCAGCAACTCGGCAGATGA